The DNA segment ATAAATTAGAATAATAACTTAGACAAGGAGGTTTATTTATGAATTTACGAAAACGATCACTTTTTACACTTATGACAGCTTTACTACTGACAGTCATTTTCACTATACTATTGCCTGGTACAGCTTCTGCCCAAGAAACAAACAAAACTTATATTATTGGAACGGATGTTACCTTTGCTCCCTTTGAATACAAAGATGTGGATGGGGAATACAAAGGAATTGATGTGGATTTGTTAGATGCTATTGCCAAAGATCAAGGATTTAATTATGAATTACGACCTTTGGGATTTAGTGCTGCACTGCAAGCTTTAGAATCAAATCAAATAGACGGTATGATTGCTGGAATGAGCATTACACCTGAACGTCAAGAATCTTTTGATTTTTCTGATCCATACTTTGAGAGCGGCGTTGTTATGGCCGTTTCTGAATCAAATGATGAAATAACTTCTTATGAGGATCTAGAAGGGAAAACAGTAGCTGTTAAAGTTGGGACAACTGGTGCTGCTTTTGCTGAGTCTATTCAAGATGAATTCGGTTTTGAATTAAATACTTTTGAAGATTCTGCAAATATGTATGAAGATGTCTTAACAGGAAATTCAGATGCTGCTTTTGAAGATTACCCTGTAATGGCTTATGCTATTCAATCTGGACTAGGTCTAAAACTAACAATGGATCCTGAACCTGGAGACAATTATGGCTTTGCCGTAAATAAGGGACAAAATGCTGAGTTATTGGAAATGTTCAATAATGGTCTAATTAATATTCGTGCTAATGGAACTTATGATGAAATAATGGATACTTACCTAGGTGATACATCTACCAAAAATGATTCTGCAAACCTTGGATTCTTTGGTTTGATTCAACAAAATGGCGGCGAATTACTAAAAGGATTAGGTAGAACATTATTATTAACCATTATCTCTTTTGCAATTGCTACCATTTTTGGTGTTATCTTAGGATTATTTAACGCTTCGCCTAACAAAGTATTGAACTGGATAGCAACAATTTACGTAGATATCCTACGTGGTATACCTTTAATCGTATTAGCGTTTTTCATCTACTTCTCTATTCCTCAATTTTTGAGTATTCAAATACCTGCTTATATTGCTGGTGTAATCACGTTGAGCCTAAATACAACTGCCTATATTGCTGAATTGGTTCGTGGTGGTATCCAAGCAGTAGATACAGGTCAACTTGAAGCTTCAAGAAGTTTAGGACTTACTTACAATACGTCTATGCGCAAAGTTGTATTGCCACAAGCTGTTAAAATAATGATACCATCTTTTATTAATCAATTTGTCATTACCCTTAAAGATACCTCAATTCTATCCGTTATCGGTATCGTTGAATTGACTCAAACCGGAAAAATCATTATTGCCCGTACCTACTCTTCTGGAGATATGTGGTTGATTGTTGGACTGATGTATATTATCATCATCACGATCCTAACGAAGTTTTCAAACTATATTGAAAGGAGAACATCAAATGACTAAAGTAAAAGTAGAACATCTAAAGAAAAATTTTGGAAGCTTAGAAGTTTTAAAGGA comes from the Carnobacterium sp. 17-4 genome and includes:
- a CDS encoding amino acid ABC transporter substrate-binding protein/permease, whose amino-acid sequence is MNLRKRSLFTLMTALLLTVIFTILLPGTASAQETNKTYIIGTDVTFAPFEYKDVDGEYKGIDVDLLDAIAKDQGFNYELRPLGFSAALQALESNQIDGMIAGMSITPERQESFDFSDPYFESGVVMAVSESNDEITSYEDLEGKTVAVKVGTTGAAFAESIQDEFGFELNTFEDSANMYEDVLTGNSDAAFEDYPVMAYAIQSGLGLKLTMDPEPGDNYGFAVNKGQNAELLEMFNNGLINIRANGTYDEIMDTYLGDTSTKNDSANLGFFGLIQQNGGELLKGLGRTLLLTIISFAIATIFGVILGLFNASPNKVLNWIATIYVDILRGIPLIVLAFFIYFSIPQFLSIQIPAYIAGVITLSLNTTAYIAELVRGGIQAVDTGQLEASRSLGLTYNTSMRKVVLPQAVKIMIPSFINQFVITLKDTSILSVIGIVELTQTGKIIIARTYSSGDMWLIVGLMYIIIITILTKFSNYIERRTSND